The proteins below are encoded in one region of Streptomyces roseirectus:
- a CDS encoding DUF402 domain-containing protein — translation MVNTFFAAGEVIVRREILDGREWLVYPVRVVAHDADGLAVHTAHGTPLTFGRGDFSLGPHPWTAIGDTWLSDGVLQLVRPGDGYSVWSRPTGGWYVNFQRPMRLTPRGFDTLDQELDLLIPPTPQDPPYTWKDEDEFQHRAATGGFAPGEADAVRAAAAEVVALVESGDRWWDKWSGWRAPDDWTAPARVPLTC, via the coding sequence ATGGTGAACACGTTCTTCGCCGCGGGCGAGGTGATCGTCCGGCGGGAGATCCTGGACGGGCGGGAGTGGCTGGTCTACCCGGTGCGGGTGGTGGCGCACGACGCGGACGGCCTCGCCGTCCACACGGCACACGGCACCCCCCTCACGTTCGGGCGGGGCGACTTCAGCCTCGGCCCGCACCCCTGGACGGCCATCGGCGACACCTGGCTCTCCGACGGCGTCCTGCAACTCGTGCGCCCCGGCGACGGCTACTCCGTGTGGAGCAGGCCCACGGGCGGCTGGTACGTCAACTTCCAGCGCCCCATGCGCCTCACCCCCCGTGGCTTCGACACCCTCGACCAGGAACTCGACCTCCTGATCCCGCCGACGCCCCAGGACCCGCCGTACACCTGGAAGGACGAGGACGAGTTCCAACACCGCGCCGCCACCGGCGGTTTCGCCCCCGGCGAGGCCGACGCGGTGCGCGCGGCAGCCGCCGAGGTCGTCGCCCTGGTCGAGAGCGGCGACCGCTGGTGGGACAAGTGGAGCGGCTGGCGGGCCCCGGACGACTGGACCGCGCCCGCCCGGGTCCCGCTCACCTGTTAG
- a CDS encoding DUF6417 family protein, whose amino-acid sequence MRQSEKRVALLQELREGWRSERQGWVLDDELSDVVWNAVRTALREGIVEAADARARAELGALLGRSVSRALRITDYGRDVLVYALAPVAPVPAQREPAPGERLVRLLPAQMETLRVFVGIGHKLSRPPVKGLAERVAAAQFSLADKRWLLTLTPEQIDSAAYALSLRTTVFSCAEANRFSREYGVRYHPDSGTVRGLAWGVRD is encoded by the coding sequence ATGAGGCAGTCGGAGAAGCGGGTCGCGTTGCTCCAGGAGCTGCGCGAGGGCTGGCGGTCGGAGCGGCAGGGCTGGGTGCTGGACGACGAGTTGTCCGACGTCGTGTGGAACGCCGTGCGGACCGCTCTGCGGGAGGGCATCGTCGAGGCGGCGGACGCGCGGGCCCGTGCGGAACTCGGCGCGCTGCTGGGCCGGTCGGTCTCCCGGGCGCTGCGGATCACCGACTACGGCAGGGACGTCCTCGTCTACGCGCTCGCTCCCGTGGCGCCGGTGCCCGCGCAGCGTGAACCCGCGCCCGGGGAGCGGCTGGTGAGGCTGCTGCCGGCCCAGATGGAGACGCTGCGGGTCTTCGTCGGCATCGGTCACAAGCTGTCCCGGCCGCCGGTGAAGGGGCTCGCGGAGCGGGTCGCGGCGGCCCAGTTCAGCCTCGCCGACAAACGCTGGCTGCTGACGCTGACGCCCGAGCAGATCGACTCGGCGGCGTACGCGCTGTCGCTGCGCACCACGGTGTTCTCGTGCGCGGAGGCCAACCGGTTCAGCCGGGAGTACGGGGTGCGTTACCACCCGGACAGCGGGACGGTACGCGGGCTCGCGTGGGGCGTGCGGGACTGA
- a CDS encoding WYL domain-containing protein has product MSSSAATVARTWASPPVPRARSPAARGRSRAGLRLSPGVFARLPDLVEPVVCRAARVSAGEPEADGWVRVVVPVESARRAVEMVLRFGTGAEVVGPAEVRERMARTVAELAGRYGR; this is encoded by the coding sequence GTGAGCAGCAGCGCGGCGACGGTGGCCAGGACGTGGGCCTCGCCGCCGGTGCCGAGGGCGAGGAGTCCGGCGGCCCGGGGCAGGTCACGGGCGGGGTTGCGGCTGTCGCCCGGGGTGTTCGCGCGGTTGCCGGATCTGGTGGAGCCCGTGGTGTGCCGGGCGGCTCGCGTGAGTGCCGGGGAGCCGGAGGCCGACGGGTGGGTGCGGGTCGTCGTGCCCGTGGAGTCGGCGCGCCGGGCTGTCGAGATGGTGCTGCGGTTCGGTACCGGGGCGGAGGTCGTGGGGCCGGCCGAGGTGCGGGAGCGGATGGCGCGGACAGTGGCGGAGCTGGCCGGCCGGTACGGGCGGTGA
- a CDS encoding oxygenase MpaB family protein, translated as MTDTTAAGTPLFGPGSKFDTFVNDPRWALALVRALVLEAAHPQVGAALLDNSTFVAHPWRRLWNTYRSLRRMFGADEAVRAREAARLNRMHARLAGTDTRERPYDAMDPEVRAWVVATLFESTVTMCRLSGQPLDPAEMERVYAEYRAFLGALDGDEGRLPETVREFWPYFDRIVEEELENTEAVRIILYQMFDHVPAPPLLHGLPTLWAAGRTLAGPVIGAVTVASLPESFRHRAGLPDTPGAGLLLQSAYFAAGLARFLPPGWVEADAVVGLLSMSPDSDDPRLRAVRDTVKRAGAFVRLVTPLPAESPEPSPGAGEFFDQVLDQTGDGRLTWPDLAAMARELSTRLDLDEPRETRLYAAYADWWRELQSALDTDGDGRVSRAEYAAAAPTLAGPALIRVAEVLFDATDTNGDGTIDADEFRALFRRAFHRDPFGTDGAYSRADFVRDFLEFMAGRRRTTPFDPLLAEA; from the coding sequence GTGACCGACACCACCGCTGCCGGGACCCCGCTGTTCGGGCCGGGTTCGAAGTTCGACACGTTCGTCAACGATCCCCGGTGGGCGCTGGCCCTGGTCCGGGCGCTCGTCCTGGAGGCCGCGCATCCGCAGGTCGGCGCGGCGCTGCTGGACAACTCGACGTTCGTGGCGCATCCGTGGCGTCGGCTGTGGAACACCTACCGGAGCCTGCGGCGCATGTTCGGCGCCGACGAGGCCGTCCGCGCCCGGGAGGCGGCACGCCTGAACCGGATGCACGCGCGGCTGGCCGGCACGGACACGCGGGAGCGGCCGTACGACGCGATGGACCCCGAGGTCCGGGCGTGGGTGGTGGCGACGCTGTTCGAGAGCACGGTCACGATGTGCCGGCTGAGCGGACAGCCCCTGGACCCGGCCGAGATGGAGCGCGTGTACGCCGAGTACCGGGCGTTCCTGGGGGCGTTGGACGGCGACGAGGGCCGACTGCCGGAGACGGTACGGGAGTTCTGGCCGTACTTCGACCGGATCGTCGAGGAGGAGCTGGAGAACACCGAGGCCGTCCGGATCATCCTCTACCAGATGTTCGACCACGTGCCCGCGCCGCCGCTGCTGCACGGTCTGCCGACCCTGTGGGCGGCCGGGCGGACCCTCGCGGGGCCGGTGATCGGCGCGGTCACCGTGGCGTCCCTGCCGGAGTCGTTCCGGCACCGGGCGGGCCTGCCCGACACCCCGGGCGCCGGTCTCCTGTTGCAGAGCGCCTACTTCGCGGCGGGCCTCGCGCGGTTCCTGCCGCCGGGGTGGGTCGAGGCGGACGCGGTGGTCGGCCTGCTGTCGATGTCGCCGGACAGCGACGACCCCCGCCTCAGGGCGGTGCGCGACACGGTGAAACGGGCCGGTGCCTTCGTCCGGCTGGTGACTCCGCTGCCCGCCGAGAGTCCCGAACCCTCCCCCGGCGCCGGGGAGTTCTTCGACCAGGTCCTCGACCAGACCGGCGACGGCCGCCTCACCTGGCCCGACCTCGCCGCGATGGCCCGCGAGCTGTCCACCCGCCTCGACCTGGACGAGCCGCGGGAGACGCGGCTCTACGCGGCGTACGCCGACTGGTGGCGCGAACTCCAGTCGGCCCTCGACACCGACGGCGACGGCCGCGTCAGCCGCGCCGAGTACGCGGCGGCCGCCCCCACGCTCGCCGGGCCCGCGCTGATCAGGGTCGCCGAAGTCCTCTTCGACGCCACCGACACCAACGGCGACGGGACGATCGACGCGGACGAGTTCCGGGCGCTGTTCCGCCGGGCGTTCCACCGTGACCCGTTCGGCACGGACGGGGCGTACTCGCGCGCCGACTTCGTGCGGGACTTCCTGGAGTTCATGGCGGGACGACGGCGCACGACGCCGTTCGACCCCCTGCTCGCCGAGGCGTGA
- the uppS gene encoding polyprenyl diphosphate synthase — MTAGTGVPRHVACVMDGNGRWAARRALPRTSGHRAAEVTVIDVIEAARKAGVQWLSLYAFSTENWRRPGGEVDFLMGLVRRVVRKHAPLLHARGIRCRFLGVRDPRIPSGLARDFEDLMTLTEANRGMTLTVAFDHGGRRDIVEAARSLIRSGVTADAVDEESFAAHLPFPDTPDVDLVIRTSGEQRISNFMLWQVAYAEWTFPPVLWPDFRAPHFLECLHAYQRRDRRFGGVEAQPIGGSRP; from the coding sequence GTGACAGCGGGGACCGGGGTGCCTCGGCACGTCGCGTGTGTGATGGACGGGAACGGGAGGTGGGCGGCGCGCCGGGCGTTGCCGAGGACGTCGGGGCATCGGGCGGCCGAGGTGACGGTGATCGATGTGATCGAGGCGGCGCGCAAGGCGGGGGTGCAGTGGCTGAGTCTGTACGCGTTCTCCACGGAGAACTGGCGCAGGCCGGGGGGCGAGGTGGATTTCCTGATGGGGCTGGTGCGGCGGGTGGTGCGCAAGCACGCGCCGCTGCTGCACGCGCGGGGGATCCGGTGCCGGTTCCTGGGGGTGCGGGATCCACGGATCCCGTCCGGGCTGGCGCGGGATTTCGAGGATCTGATGACGTTGACCGAGGCGAACCGGGGGATGACGTTGACCGTGGCGTTCGATCACGGCGGGCGGCGGGACATCGTGGAGGCGGCCCGGTCGCTGATCCGCAGCGGGGTGACGGCCGACGCCGTGGACGAGGAGAGTTTCGCGGCGCATCTGCCGTTCCCGGACACGCCGGACGTGGATCTGGTGATCCGGACGTCGGGTGAGCAGCGGATCTCGAACTTCATGCTCTGGCAGGTCGCCTACGCGGAGTGGACGTTCCCGCCGGTGCTGTGGCCCGACTTCCGGGCGCCGCACTTCCTGGAGTGCCTGCACGCCTACCAGCGCCGTGACCGCCGCTTCGGCGGTGTCGAAGCCCAGCCGATCGGAGGGTCCCGACCGTGA
- a CDS encoding putative quinol monooxygenase, with product MSLVVMARWRTTAESQDHIAALLPAFAATALTDPGCLSFEALRSASDPRSFVLVEHYTDHAAFTRRQADGKYRRMLEESFLPHLVLRERDTYVPLAR from the coding sequence ATGTCCCTTGTCGTCATGGCCCGTTGGCGTACCACCGCCGAGTCCCAGGACCACATCGCCGCCCTTCTCCCCGCCTTCGCCGCCACCGCCCTCACCGACCCCGGCTGCCTCTCCTTCGAAGCCCTCCGCTCCGCCTCCGACCCCCGCTCCTTCGTCCTCGTCGAGCACTACACCGACCACGCCGCCTTCACCCGTCGCCAAGCGGACGGGAAGTACCGGCGGATGCTGGAGGAGTCGTTCCTGCCGCATCTGGTGCTGAGAGAACGGGACACCTACGTGCCGCTCGCGCGCTGA